AATCTGCTGGAGCACCTTTGTCAAATAAATATTTTATATATTTAGGTGTGTTTTCATCTTCAGGATCGTAATAAGAGGACGAAAACTCAACTCTTTTATCTTCTAGTACTTTAAGAAGTTTGTTTTGAAGTATATTATCAAGTTCTCCTATCTCATCAATAAACAATATTCCGCCATGAGCCTCAGTAACAAGACCTGGCTTAGGTTCAGGAATTCCAATTTCAGCTAGATCTCTTTTACTTCCCTGATATATTGGGTCGTGAACAGATCCGAGTAGTGGATTTGTTATTTCTCTTGGATCCCATCTGAGTGTTGTTCCATCAACTTCTATAAATTTAGCATCTTTATCATAAATAGTATAACTTAGCTTTTTAGCTTCCTCAAGAGCGAGCCTTGCTGCAGTAGTCTTACCTACTCCCGGTGGCCCATAGAGAATAATATGTTGAGGATATGGGGATGCCATTTTAGATAGCAGTGATTTTATAGCTCTTTCTTGGCCAACTATTTCACTAAAACTATCTGGTCTTAACATAGCTTGTATGTTTTTCGTGAGTTTTCTGCTATCAAGTAATTCTAGATCCGCATACTTTTTAAGTGTTTTAGCATTTTCAGGTCCCTTTTGTTTCTTAATTATGCTAAGTCTTACCTCATCAATATACTTTTCTTGCTTTTCCATTAGATTTTTTTCTACTTCAGCTTCAATCTTATTTTGCACATATCTTTTAGCTATTTCTTCAGTTAGCCACTCATTAGTGCTATCTAACACCTCTTGAATATTGTTTTGATTAGGTACTATATCTATGCCCTTACCATCGCTTATAATTTTATTTAATGCATATAATTTTTTATATATATCTTGGCTTTTTATATACTTTTGAAGTTTGAATTTTATAGTTTTAGCCTTTATACTATTCTCATCTATTACGTTTCTCATTATTTCATATAAAACGTCAATTTGTGTATCTAGTGGTAAGGCATCTTTTACAATGGGTTCTCCCATTTTATTAACAAGTAATGTCTTCAAGTTCAATCCGCTTTAAATAGATAACACTATCAATTTATTTACTAAAGC
This DNA window, taken from Clostridium estertheticum, encodes the following:
- the lonC gene encoding Lon family ATP-dependent protease — encoded protein: MGEPIVKDALPLDTQIDVLYEIMRNVIDENSIKAKTIKFKLQKYIKSQDIYKKLYALNKIISDGKGIDIVPNQNNIQEVLDSTNEWLTEEIAKRYVQNKIEAEVEKNLMEKQEKYIDEVRLSIIKKQKGPENAKTLKKYADLELLDSRKLTKNIQAMLRPDSFSEIVGQERAIKSLLSKMASPYPQHIILYGPPGVGKTTAARLALEEAKKLSYTIYDKDAKFIEVDGTTLRWDPREITNPLLGSVHDPIYQGSKRDLAEIGIPEPKPGLVTEAHGGILFIDEIGELDNILQNKLLKVLEDKRVEFSSSYYDPEDENTPKYIKYLFDKGAPADFVLIGATTREPSDINPALRSRCTEVYFEPLTAKDIETIVVNAANKLKVEVADGVAETISRYTIEGRKAVNILADAYGYVLHNREETKSLKIKIELKDLLDVISISRLTPYEELDNKLKFEVGHIYGLGVSGYIGSTIEIETSVFEAKEKGKGQVRFNDTAGSMAKDSVFNAASVIRKTTNKDIKDYDIHVNIVGGGKIDGPSAGAAITVCIISSLLDKPLRQDIAVTGEISLRGIIKPVGGIFEKIYGARRKGIKMVMIPKDNEKEVPIDLVDIETRAISTIEELMKLVFA